In a genomic window of Larus michahellis chromosome 3, bLarMic1.1, whole genome shotgun sequence:
- the MAD2L1BP gene encoding MAD2L1-binding protein, with translation MAPAPPEAVRGGRSATPMMPRGGGGHSNSSRPPSARQKMAAPGVAVAPARAASPVSPLLIAEAPPALDRGSGGMRPCRSGPMAAACPSVSVVFPGAVSRESCCRFACELLKHVLHQRHQLPLPYEQLAYFCRRAAQDGDVIKKPRSMDVASKKCQQVLMELEGVLQHLEVMFSLTLVPRVLILLGGNVMSPKELYELNLEGIYEGSAEESLKTASCVRKLFHSLFVADVFSELKALPVTGTVVMLQGHRDCGVDWFRPKLNYKVPTRGRKLTVNLSCDGDINMRASSPQHMTSTWEDYVWFQAPVTLKGFHE, from the exons ATGGCGCCTGCACCGCCGGAAGCGGTGCGGGGCGGGCGCTCCGCCACTCCCATGatgccccgcggcggcggcggccattcAAATTCCAGCCGGCCGCCCTCGGCTAGGCAGAAGATGGCGGCTCCCGGTGTAGCGGTCGCTCCCGCTCGAGCGGCTTCTCCCGTGTCCCCGCTCCTCATCGCTGAGGCGCCGCCGGCCCTGGATCGTGGTAGCGGTGGGATGAGGCCCTGTCGGAGCGGGCCCATGGCGGCTGCCTGCCCCTCGGTGTCTGTGGTGTTCCCGGGCGCTGTGAGCCGGGAGAGCTGCTGCCGCTTCGCCTGCGAGCTCCTCAAGCACGTCCTGCACCAGCGGCACCAGCTCCCGCTCCCCTACGAGCAGCTCGCCTACTTCTGCCGGCGGGCGGCGCAG gatgGAGATGTGATTAAGAAGCCACGTTCCATGGACGTGGCAAGCAAGAAGTGCCAGCAGGTGCTGATGGAGCTGGAGGGAGTGCTCCAGCACTTGGAAGTCATGTTTAGTTTGACATTGGTTCCTCGGGTTCTTATTCTACTTGGAGGCAATGTCATGAGCCCCAAGGAGCTCTATGAGCTCAACTTGGAGGGTATCTATGAGGGCAGTGCTGAGGAGAGCCTGAAAACTGCATCCTGTGTTCGCAAGCTCTTTCACTCGCTCTTTGTGGCAGATGTCTTCAGTGAACTTAAGGCTCTCCCTGTCACAGGCACTGTTGTTATGCTCCAAGGACACCGCGATTGTGGTGTTGATTGGTTCCGGCCCAAGCTCAACTATAAAGTGCCGACCCGAGGGAGGAAACTAACTGTTAACTTGTCCTGTGATGGAGACATCAACATGCGTGCCTCATCTCCTCAGCATATGACTTCTACTTGGGAGGACTATGTATGGTTTCAAGCACCTGTGACGCTCAAAGGCTTTCATGAATGA